A region of the Aethina tumida isolate Nest 87 chromosome 3, icAetTumi1.1, whole genome shotgun sequence genome:
tcgtgtaagaaaaataaaataatataaaaatatacatataatctcatgaatttattctgtaagaaatctgtaataatgatgatgattatttatattattccatATTGTAAGAAAAACAGAATATTATGAACTATCTGAAATTATACGTTTTTTGCAGGTTTACAAATCTttgtctttataaaaataaaaatttatgtggtTTATATAAGATCTGAAATTATGGAgacttcaatatttttccagattataataaaaactgaataaactttataatacttaattttcttaaattttaataatttttgcctttgtaaaaagtcaaaaattatgatttttgatattttaccaATGTActgattttcaaatattaaaaaatatttaatttatatgtttttagatattttttaagtgtttAATAGTtgtaattttggaaatttttatgatcaatttttattgttaatcaattttatacacTAATCATGACCAATAAACTGAGAGTTAAGGTAAGTTTTATTGTAaacttactaaaataatatcaataaaaggataaaacatattgaaaaattaacaaatttactttaacaatgactataaatgaacacttgcatattttaatatgttatttacttttttatattctactaCTGAATCAATTATCAGTATTCAAACCAAGTACTAGTTTTAAAGGCGATTACAAGtagcataaaaataaaaaataaataaatgcaaaaatatacaatagataaataaaattactgaaaaaaaaaacaaatcacaCAAAAAAATCGCAGATGTTAtcaaactgaataatttttaaacaattaatagcTTAATGTTGTTATAAGTTAATTACTTATAAGTTTGACGTAAGTAACAATTGCACACATTTCTTCtcaattaacaatttccaaatcaaaatatttataatattatttgacgcaattaaaatgaaattatttgcaTTTCAAGTGTCCCTATATATAGAATTAaggagtttttaaatttaagtgttcATCTGTTCAAAACATtcctgaatttttataaaaaattattcaaataaaatatttaaactacaaTAAGATAAGATTGTAATTTGACTGGAATTCAACTAACTGTTGTAtatcaaatgttttttaattttaaaataaaaaatatttacttgaaCTTCGATTTTTGCATTTATagataataatcataaatattaaaacccttgaactttttaactaaatttataagcaAGATGTAATTGagaaaaatacatttgaaataatGTTATCAGTAACAACAAAgttcaaatttgataaaattctatttatgtcACATTGTttccaatcaaaatattaagcaATAACTAACTCATACATactgaaacaatttattgaaaccTAAAACTATGTacatacaacaattttatatgtaaatataattgtatatataaaaaatataaaacctatataatattgaataccACAATCTATgcccttaaatatataaaaaacaaataacaagTAAGAAATACGATGAAGTAGTCTTTAGAGTTTAGAACGTAAGTCCGCAATTTTCTTAGAAGCGGTACGTTGCAAATCGGTGAGTTTCATTGCCAGACCCATGTTTCCTTGAATCTTAACTTTCCCTTGGAAAAACGCTTTCTGCGGATTAATTTTTCCGGTAATCAGCTCGACAACATCCTCATCtttaacaataaaagtaaCGTCAGGTTTGAGTTTCGAGTTGAATTCGACTGAACCTTTGCCAGTTTTGGCGTTTATCACCCAGTAACCCTCGTCGCCGTTTTTCTTTGTTACTTTAAAGCCGTAGATGCCCCTGTGCTTTTCGATTAAATTGTCTTGGTCTTCTTGCATGGCTTGTTCTAGGATTTTAAGGTAGGGGGTGACGATGAAGCCTTCCTCGCTGGTGGCTTGTTTGGTTTTTCTTACAGCTACGTTCTTGTTTTGGTACTGGGGGAAGCCGTGCTGGTACAGGGCCACGACGACGGCCCCGCCCAACCCGATGTTGTGTTGCAGTGCTAGTTTAACACCGGGTACCTGTCTGGCTCCAGCCTGGCCTCTCAGCTGCCAACATAACTCAGCACATTGGGCCAGGCCTGTGGCACCCAGGGGGTGCCCTTTGGAAATGAGCCCTCCACTGGGGTTCACCACGTACTTGCCCCCGTAAGTGTTGTCGCCTTTGTCGATGAACTCGCCCGCCTTTCCCGGGGGACATAGTCCTAGGGCTTCGTACGTTATTAACTCGTTGGCTGAGAAGCAGTCGTGCAGCTCCACCACTTGCACGTCACTCGGGTTCTTGTTGGCCTTGCGGAAGAGCTTGTCCGCCGCAGCTTTGGTCATGTCGTAACCCACCAGTTTCATGCAGCTGTCACCGAAAGTGGTGGGTGTGTCCGTCGTCATTTCCATGCCCAGGATTTCGATGGCCTGGCTTTCCAAGCCGTGACTTCTCACGAAGTTTTCTGAGACTACGATGGCTGCAGCGGCCCCGTCGCTAGTGGGGCAACACTGTAGTTTGGTCAGGGGCCCAAACACTGCGGGGGAGTTCATGATTTGCTGCAACGTGTACTCATCCCTGAACTGGGAGTAGGGGTTGTTAACTGAGTGCTTGTGGTTTTTGTAGGCGATTTTGGCGAAGTGCTCCGGCTTGGTGCCGTATTTTTTCATGTGCTCCAAGCCAGCATTACCAAACATCTGTGCTGTCATCGGTGACTCAGTTATGCCAGCCAGTTCAACCATAACTTCAACATGCTTCTCCATGGGGTTAGCTCTGTCCATGAACTTGGAGGTCAGGCTGCCCCGCTCCATTTTCTCAAAGCCAACAGCCAAAGCACAGTTCACCTTACCTGACTCAACCATTTCTTTGGCCAACATCAGGGCACTGGAGCCAGTCGAGCAGTTGTTGTTGACGTTGAAGATGGGTATTCCGGTCATTCCGACCTCGTAGATGGCCCGCTGGCCCGAGGTGGAGTCCCCGTACACGTAGCCAGCGGCGGCCATCTCCACCTCGCTGATTTTAACGCCCGAGTCTTGCAGGGCTTTGGTTATGGCCTCCTTGGCGAAGTCGGGGTAGTCGCCGTCCGCCTTGCCCGGCTTCTCGAACTTGGTCATACCGACACCAACAACGAATACACGTCCCATTTTCGATGGTTTTTAAAGACTAAAAGTGAACGTACGAAGTGTGTTAACTAAGCAAATGGCGAGACTAAATCTGTCAGTTTTGTTACCTTCTTTCGTTAAAAACACGGCGATAACAATAATCGCTGAATAACGTAACGGGGCGATAATTCACAATGAAGTGTTTAGGACTTTGACTTGTTGACTTCGGTCGGCTGTTCGAGTATGAGCAAACGAGTTTGACGATTTCCCTTACCAGTGGTACCCAATTTTAATTACCGTAAACTTGTTTTCACGTCGTACAAATTGTTCACGACACAAACAACATTAACAACGACACAAACTATTAACGCAGTCatgtaataatgtttatttaattaactgataGGGCCAAATATGTCGATTGTGGGCCACAAGTTTTGGGGCCAATTTTTAATACCACTGAAAGTAGAGAAAACTCCATTCGCTATTAGGAAGCAATGAACCGTAATTATAGTTGCATTGTTGATACATGTGTAAGAAAAAACAaactgatattatttattttgttagaatatatctttattttccttttttgttTACCATTTTGTCtacataatttcttctttacCGACAAGTTACTCCCTTTAAACTACAAATTTGTGCGactcaaaacaaaattataattataacaatatgatatataaaaaagttaattaaaataacattagcTAAgactattcaattaattatttaatcacaataataaaaatgctatACTAACATTTACGTTACAGAGATCTGTAACCTTGAAACTTTTCAACCATTACACAGTTCTATAGTTATATTGTTCGTGCACCACTAGATGGCAGTCTAATGATAGCAGAAAATGATCATATACGAGGGTTAAGcactattattaacatttttctaattttaaaaaaaggcttatttatatattataattaataatagttaatgattatttaatacataaaaagaaGTTGTCAAAATATTACAGGTTtacctaaaaaaattaattaatagattttgattatttgttcatacataaattaattttcattttataataaaaaagttaaaactgAATTCATTATATGAAATAGTACATAATTTAGTTCCCcctttgtttaaaacattattttctgttaggttaggtcaggttaagttaggttaggtgaggttaagttaggttaagttagagtaggttaggttaagtttgGAGATTTTTGGAAATGTTTCAGAATATCTACACTCTTATAAGcccaaaatttatgtttatgacgACATGTCCTCctttatttaagataatattttggattatttctttataaatgaattaaattccattttatatcaattaattatgtgaagaaatatataatctatgtttaaaaagataaaaactattgaaaatctaatttattcaggcgagaaataaaaatttagtgtaaaatctagacaaatgtttcaattattgtaataaacgtTATAAcggttactttaattttacaacCAAAGTAACACCATAAAAAACACTGAATTAAGTCCATTATTCACGTCTCTAGAATATGCATCGTTTCCTCTAACTACCGCAAAACAACGAACAGGAAAAAAGAGAGAAAGAGAAACTTAATTAagccaaaacaaaaaaaa
Encoded here:
- the LOC109602926 gene encoding sterol carrier protein 2; this encodes MGRVFVVGVGMTKFEKPGKADGDYPDFAKEAITKALQDSGVKISEVEMAAAGYVYGDSTSGQRAIYEVGMTGIPIFNVNNNCSTGSSALMLAKEMVESGKVNCALAVGFEKMERGSLTSKFMDRANPMEKHVEVMVELAGITESPMTAQMFGNAGLEHMKKYGTKPEHFAKIAYKNHKHSVNNPYSQFRDEYTLQQIMNSPAVFGPLTKLQCCPTSDGAAAAIVVSENFVRSHGLESQAIEILGMEMTTDTPTTFGDSCMKLVGYDMTKAAADKLFRKANKNPSDVQVVELHDCFSANELITYEALGLCPPGKAGEFIDKGDNTYGGKYVVNPSGGLISKGHPLGATGLAQCAELCWQLRGQAGARQVPGVKLALQHNIGLGGAVVVALYQHGFPQYQNKNVAVRKTKQATSEEGFIVTPYLKILEQAMQEDQDNLIEKHRGIYGFKVTKKNGDEGYWVINAKTGKGSVEFNSKLKPDVTFIVKDEDVVELITGKINPQKAFFQGKVKIQGNMGLAMKLTDLQRTASKKIADLRSKL